A portion of the Sphaerochaeta pleomorpha str. Grapes genome contains these proteins:
- a CDS encoding extracellular solute-binding protein has translation MKKNMLYLVALVALFSLAVVPVVAQGTTDTAKASAPMTVELWYGAAITEAGPPPSDWVGFSLIRDKLNIDLKLTALPSNESDQDVKIQAAAAANNLPDLFMVRRDVLVRLVGQGLVAPVDDLYAKMPVRTENHYDSVSKAMARFNGKSYGLSDPGSIARNEGLLIRKDWLDNLGLAVPTTLDELMTVLKAFTFNDPDGNGKNDTWGYGAFQEINNFEAWPGRRLEPLFGAFGVDGTWDMTLSSAGLNILKPEFYDAMVYLKEMVDTGVIDPNWLAYKKDDFRAAWKQGRFGIMREQNAAFAAQSNYAPFDKNFPNGQWVVIDPPKGPQGKSSIGPYTANFRIYAISAKAAKEGKADKIAQLLEWMASDEGYFLLGWGVEGVNYTKDANGIPVATGLPDANLAFSAPGGQTVTQLRNMVFYNGDIELYARYPKYMTEVSKKEMSALTVLRDMQSRKWTPAIGSDTLPIPNADLKRFYEQGLSEFITGKRVLTPSNWTKWIEEFKKLGGQDWNDKGVAFAKENNLLN, from the coding sequence ATGAAGAAAAACATGCTTTACCTGGTTGCTTTGGTTGCTTTATTTTCACTGGCAGTAGTTCCTGTGGTAGCACAAGGAACGACAGATACAGCAAAAGCATCCGCTCCTATGACCGTTGAATTGTGGTATGGTGCTGCAATTACAGAGGCTGGGCCGCCTCCGTCCGACTGGGTTGGTTTTTCCCTCATCAGGGATAAACTGAATATCGATTTGAAGCTTACAGCCCTTCCTTCCAATGAAAGCGACCAGGATGTAAAAATCCAGGCTGCCGCTGCTGCCAACAACTTACCTGATTTGTTCATGGTAAGGCGTGATGTGCTTGTTCGTCTGGTAGGTCAGGGGTTGGTAGCCCCGGTCGATGACCTGTATGCAAAAATGCCGGTCAGGACGGAGAATCACTATGATTCTGTCAGCAAGGCTATGGCTCGCTTCAATGGGAAAAGCTATGGGCTTTCCGATCCCGGTTCAATTGCCAGGAATGAAGGTTTGTTGATCCGGAAAGACTGGCTGGATAACCTTGGGCTTGCTGTCCCTACGACTCTGGACGAGCTGATGACGGTCCTCAAGGCCTTCACATTCAATGATCCGGACGGGAATGGGAAAAATGATACCTGGGGCTATGGAGCATTCCAGGAAATCAACAATTTCGAAGCTTGGCCCGGCAGAAGGCTCGAACCCCTCTTTGGTGCCTTTGGTGTCGATGGTACTTGGGATATGACCCTTTCGAGTGCAGGCCTGAATATTTTGAAGCCTGAATTCTATGATGCAATGGTTTATCTGAAGGAAATGGTTGATACCGGGGTTATTGACCCGAACTGGCTTGCTTACAAGAAAGATGATTTCCGTGCTGCCTGGAAACAGGGAAGATTCGGCATCATGCGTGAACAGAATGCAGCTTTTGCAGCCCAGTCGAACTATGCCCCGTTTGATAAGAATTTCCCGAACGGCCAGTGGGTTGTAATTGATCCGCCGAAGGGACCGCAAGGAAAATCTTCCATCGGACCCTACACGGCAAACTTCCGTATCTATGCAATAAGTGCAAAAGCGGCCAAGGAAGGGAAAGCGGATAAGATTGCCCAGTTGCTTGAATGGATGGCTTCCGATGAAGGTTATTTCCTTCTGGGTTGGGGTGTTGAAGGGGTGAACTATACCAAGGATGCCAACGGAATCCCAGTTGCCACCGGTCTTCCTGATGCCAATCTTGCATTCTCTGCCCCAGGTGGCCAGACAGTTACTCAGCTACGGAACATGGTCTTCTACAATGGTGATATTGAGCTGTACGCACGTTATCCTAAATATATGACCGAGGTCAGCAAAAAAGAAATGTCTGCCCTTACGGTATTGAGAGACATGCAAAGCCGGAAATGGACGCCTGCCATTGGTTCCGATACCCTGCCGATTCCCAATGCAGACCTCAAGAGGTTCTATGAGCAGGGACTCAGTGAGTTTATTACCGGTAAGAGAGTGCTTACCCCTAGCAACTGGACGAAGTGGATTGAAGAATTCAAGAAGCTTGGCGGACAGGATTGGAATGACAAGGGTGTTGCGTTTGCTAAGGAAAACAATCTTTTGAATTAG
- a CDS encoding ABC transporter permease gives MGVEQVKKRDNRKIREIKRHKSVYAILIIPLSYYILFRYVPIFNGQIAFKDYMALDGILGSRWIGLDNFFTFIHSYYFWELLRNTLMYSLGKLVFSLPLAIVLAITLYECSRPHLRKIVQTLAYLPHFLSWVIMYGILLALLAPGDGIINDVIKLFGGKPIDFLTNTNAFPWIVIFSDAWKEMGWTAIIFIAALMGIDPSLFEAALVEGANSWQRVRYITLPSIRPVIVIVLLLRLGTVLDAGFNQIFMLYSTPVLSVADIIDTWVYRQGLLEFQFGLATAVGLFKGVIGMFLILGSNRLVRRFGGSSLY, from the coding sequence ATGGGTGTTGAACAAGTAAAAAAGAGAGATAATAGAAAAATCAGGGAGATTAAACGCCATAAATCGGTGTATGCAATCCTTATAATCCCTCTTTCCTATTATATTTTATTCAGGTATGTGCCAATTTTTAACGGACAGATTGCCTTTAAAGATTATATGGCCCTTGATGGGATACTGGGAAGCAGATGGATTGGCCTGGATAATTTTTTTACCTTCATCCACTCCTATTACTTTTGGGAATTGTTGCGCAATACTTTGATGTACAGCTTGGGAAAATTGGTTTTCAGCCTTCCTTTGGCCATTGTGCTTGCCATAACCCTTTATGAATGTTCCCGCCCGCATCTAAGGAAAATCGTACAGACGCTTGCCTATCTGCCTCACTTTCTATCCTGGGTAATTATGTATGGGATTCTTTTGGCCCTCCTTGCCCCGGGGGATGGAATCATAAACGATGTCATTAAACTGTTCGGGGGGAAACCCATAGATTTCTTGACGAATACCAATGCCTTTCCCTGGATTGTCATTTTCAGTGATGCTTGGAAGGAAATGGGCTGGACCGCAATCATTTTTATAGCCGCACTTATGGGGATCGATCCTTCGTTGTTCGAAGCAGCCTTGGTTGAGGGTGCAAATTCCTGGCAAAGGGTTCGCTATATAACCCTCCCTTCTATCAGGCCGGTCATAGTCATTGTCCTCCTGCTTCGGCTCGGAACGGTGCTTGACGCAGGCTTCAACCAGATTTTTATGCTCTATTCCACTCCGGTCCTCTCTGTTGCCGATATTATCGACACGTGGGTATACCGTCAGGGTTTATTGGAATTCCAGTTTGGCCTTGCTACAGCCGTAGGGTTGTTCAAAGGTGTAATCGGTATGTTTCTGATTCTCGGTTCAAATCGATTAGTCAGGCGTTTTGGCGGCTCTTCGCTATATTAA
- a CDS encoding glycoside hydrolase family 88/105 protein produces the protein MKFSEPLSLLMARSVVSRYHKGMMRWHYEHGLVILGCLLAGDLSGDKGMYDWAYGLYDPLIGENGEIATYRQGEYNLDQINAGRNLFTFYRRSGEKRFFLAAKTLKEQLDNQPRTLSGVYWHKEIYPWQIWLDGVYMQGPFYAQYCKEFNEPEGFDDIAGQILVVYNTLRDSESGLLYHAYDESRGQRWADKDTGLSPHFWGRAMGWFCMAVIDTLDYIPADHGDREALCGIVKTLIPAFLRMQDTSGMWFQVLDMGSMEGNYLETSCSSMFSYTLYKAVRVGIVTEPELRSRCLFQANKAMRCIEEKYLRQDSEGQLHLGGICSVAGLGGNPYRDGSFHYYIREKVVEDDFKGVGPFILACIEKEQVLP, from the coding sequence ATGAAGTTTTCTGAACCCCTCTCTCTCTTGATGGCCAGAAGTGTCGTTTCCCGATATCACAAAGGTATGATGAGATGGCACTATGAACACGGTCTTGTCATACTTGGCTGCCTTCTGGCTGGGGATCTATCCGGTGATAAGGGTATGTATGACTGGGCCTATGGATTGTATGACCCCCTTATCGGAGAAAATGGAGAAATAGCTACCTACCGGCAAGGCGAGTACAATCTTGACCAGATCAATGCCGGCAGGAACCTTTTTACTTTTTATCGAAGATCCGGAGAAAAAAGGTTCTTCCTGGCTGCAAAAACCTTAAAAGAACAGCTGGACAACCAACCAAGGACCCTAAGTGGGGTGTATTGGCACAAGGAAATCTATCCCTGGCAGATTTGGTTGGATGGGGTGTATATGCAAGGACCCTTTTATGCCCAGTATTGTAAGGAATTCAATGAACCGGAAGGCTTTGATGATATTGCGGGGCAGATCCTTGTAGTATATAACACCCTGAGGGATAGTGAATCAGGCTTGCTTTACCATGCCTATGATGAATCCAGGGGGCAACGCTGGGCTGACAAGGATACAGGTCTTTCTCCCCATTTCTGGGGAAGAGCCATGGGTTGGTTCTGCATGGCTGTCATCGACACTCTCGATTACATTCCTGCCGACCATGGCGACAGGGAAGCGCTGTGTGGCATTGTGAAAACCTTGATTCCGGCGTTTCTCCGGATGCAGGATACAAGTGGCATGTGGTTCCAGGTTTTGGATATGGGCTCTATGGAAGGGAATTATCTTGAAACTTCCTGTTCAAGTATGTTTTCCTATACGCTCTATAAAGCAGTACGTGTCGGCATTGTGACTGAGCCTGAGTTGCGATCGAGATGCCTTTTTCAGGCAAATAAAGCGATGCGCTGCATCGAGGAAAAATATCTGCGGCAAGACAGTGAAGGTCAATTGCACTTGGGTGGAATCTGTTCTGTAGCCGGGCTTGGGGGCAACCCGTACCGCGACGGTTCTTTTCATTACTATATAAGGGAAAAAGTCGTAGAAGATGATTTTAAGGGAGTCGGGCCTTTCATTCTTGCCTGCATCGAAAAGGAACAAGTTCTTCCCTAG
- a CDS encoding BMP family lipoprotein: MKKLTVVLCALLMLSSMAFAQGTSEAGPAKSNLRVGMVTDSGTIDDKSFNQGTWEGIVRAAADYGLTTKYLKPSGTTEADYLKEIGNLVDAGYNLIICPGFKFETSLYEAQDKYPKVKFVILDGEPHTADYQTFRIEKNVVAVYWAEQESGFLAGVAAALQMKDAEFGFVGGMEIPAVQKFNWGFQQGIKYANATHGTKIVLKQENDLYQGSFDNISAGQQIAASMYDKGVDVIFAAAGGVGVGVINEAKNRAAAGQKVWVIGVDVDQYSEGVMPNGKSIILTSAMKYLDRASYDMITNELNGTFPGGQVLRLNATNDGIGIPVENPNLSKTVSDEVAKVYAMMKSGEIVVAASADGLYK, encoded by the coding sequence ATGAAGAAATTGACTGTTGTGCTTTGTGCCTTACTCATGCTCAGTTCTATGGCATTTGCCCAGGGAACTTCAGAAGCAGGTCCTGCAAAAAGCAACCTTCGGGTTGGTATGGTTACTGATAGTGGAACGATAGATGACAAATCCTTCAACCAGGGAACTTGGGAAGGTATTGTTCGCGCTGCTGCTGACTATGGCCTTACGACCAAATACCTCAAACCTTCAGGGACCACCGAAGCCGATTACCTGAAAGAAATCGGAAACCTTGTCGATGCCGGCTATAATTTGATTATTTGCCCCGGATTCAAGTTCGAGACTTCCCTGTATGAAGCTCAGGACAAATATCCCAAAGTAAAGTTTGTCATCCTTGACGGCGAACCCCATACCGCAGATTACCAGACTTTCCGCATTGAAAAGAATGTTGTTGCAGTATACTGGGCAGAACAGGAATCAGGATTCCTCGCCGGGGTTGCAGCAGCTTTGCAGATGAAAGACGCAGAGTTTGGTTTTGTTGGCGGAATGGAAATCCCCGCTGTACAGAAATTCAACTGGGGCTTCCAGCAGGGCATCAAGTATGCCAACGCAACCCATGGTACCAAGATTGTTCTCAAGCAGGAAAACGATCTCTATCAGGGTTCATTCGATAACATCAGTGCTGGACAGCAGATTGCTGCTTCCATGTACGACAAGGGTGTTGACGTAATTTTCGCAGCCGCTGGTGGAGTTGGCGTAGGCGTTATCAACGAAGCAAAGAACAGAGCAGCAGCTGGACAGAAAGTATGGGTCATCGGTGTTGATGTAGACCAATACAGCGAAGGCGTGATGCCCAATGGGAAATCTATCATCCTGACTTCTGCCATGAAGTATCTTGATCGTGCTTCCTATGATATGATTACCAACGAATTGAACGGTACCTTCCCTGGTGGACAGGTCCTCCGCCTCAATGCAACCAACGACGGTATCGGAATCCCTGTAGAGAATCCGAACCTCTCCAAAACAGTTTCTGACGAAGTTGCCAAGGTGTATGCAATGATGAAGAGTGGCGAGATTGTAGTTGCAGCTTCTGCTGATGGACTGTACAAATAA
- a CDS encoding carbohydrate ABC transporter permease: MYSTEQKINRGILKPVAKTVALRPTAADKSFNIIVNVFLTVLLFVIAIPLWSTVTLSFRPNDYIGNNLEGMFLLPWKWSTSAYKALLGNRGFLLAFKNSLLILVGGVACSLLLTTPLAYVLSIHTLPGRKFFNILIVIPYVFNVGIIPSYLLVTRIGLIDHLAAVFIPGAISTYNCLIMRSFFEGIPNELKESARIDGATEIQVLLRVILPLSKAIIMTIGLFYGVSFWNDFFHAMLYLNSNDLQPLPILLRNILMASGMNEYVEVNAFGDAPIAAIKAASVFLSAIPMVIAYPFIQKYFTKGTLLGSVKG; this comes from the coding sequence ATGTATAGTACCGAGCAGAAAATAAACCGGGGAATCCTGAAACCCGTAGCAAAGACCGTTGCACTCAGGCCTACAGCGGCAGACAAGTCCTTCAATATCATAGTGAATGTATTTTTAACAGTTCTGTTATTCGTAATTGCCATACCCCTTTGGAGTACCGTAACCCTTTCGTTTAGGCCGAACGACTATATTGGAAATAATTTGGAAGGAATGTTCCTGCTTCCCTGGAAATGGTCGACTTCTGCCTATAAGGCTTTATTGGGCAACAGGGGTTTTCTGCTTGCTTTTAAAAATAGTCTCTTGATTTTGGTTGGCGGCGTTGCATGTTCCTTGTTGCTTACAACCCCCCTTGCCTATGTGCTCTCGATCCATACTCTGCCTGGAAGGAAATTTTTCAATATCCTTATTGTCATTCCGTATGTTTTCAATGTAGGCATCATTCCCTCCTATCTTCTAGTTACCAGGATAGGGCTCATCGACCACCTTGCCGCTGTTTTCATTCCCGGTGCCATCAGTACCTATAACTGCTTGATAATGCGCTCGTTCTTTGAGGGGATTCCCAATGAATTGAAAGAATCGGCTCGTATCGATGGGGCTACCGAGATCCAGGTTCTCCTGAGGGTTATCCTCCCGCTTTCAAAGGCAATCATCATGACTATCGGTCTGTTCTATGGGGTTTCTTTCTGGAATGATTTCTTCCATGCCATGCTGTACCTGAACAGCAACGACTTACAGCCGTTACCTATCTTGCTTAGAAACATTCTTATGGCTAGTGGAATGAATGAATATGTTGAGGTGAATGCCTTTGGCGATGCCCCGATTGCGGCTATCAAGGCGGCCTCGGTGTTCCTTAGTGCAATCCCTATGGTTATTGCCTATCCGTTCATTCAGAAATACTTCACAAAGGGTACCTTGCTTGGAAGTGTGAAGGGTTGA